A part of Verrucomicrobiota bacterium genomic DNA contains:
- a CDS encoding flap endonuclease: MRFLLIDGHYYVYRSYHAIQSLNNSRGEPTNAIYGFVKSVRKMLKDLRPDYIAVFWDEGLPERRVNLQPAYKQQRQEMPSPMVPQLAFIRRFCSAMGLESVAKPNTEADDLMACYVAIALREQIECVLATSDKDLFQLVGPMVRIYSTNKADLKNPADSFVLLGTEEVTQKWGVPPASIPEVLALTGDSVDNIPGVEKVGPKTAANLVREFGTVENLLANLEKVSNPTLRAKLAANRTQIAHNREMVRLELDHDLTVPVKSMTLRPAYPEYIAGLEQCEFRSLLNEVREEAARAGEHPPQGLQGELF; encoded by the coding sequence GTGCGCTTCTTGTTAATCGACGGCCATTACTACGTGTACCGCTCTTACCACGCGATCCAATCTCTGAACAACTCGCGCGGCGAGCCTACCAACGCCATTTACGGGTTCGTCAAATCGGTTCGCAAGATGCTGAAGGATCTGCGGCCGGACTACATCGCCGTTTTCTGGGATGAAGGTCTGCCGGAACGGCGCGTGAACCTGCAGCCTGCTTACAAACAGCAGCGCCAGGAAATGCCGTCGCCGATGGTGCCGCAACTCGCCTTCATTCGTCGTTTTTGTTCCGCGATGGGCCTGGAGTCAGTCGCAAAGCCGAATACCGAAGCGGACGACCTGATGGCCTGCTACGTGGCCATCGCACTCCGGGAACAGATCGAATGCGTCCTCGCAACCAGCGACAAGGATCTTTTTCAGTTGGTCGGGCCGATGGTCCGGATTTACTCGACGAACAAGGCCGATCTGAAGAACCCGGCGGATTCCTTTGTCTTGTTGGGCACCGAGGAGGTCACGCAAAAATGGGGCGTACCGCCGGCGAGTATCCCGGAGGTGCTGGCCCTTACGGGTGACTCGGTCGACAACATCCCGGGAGTGGAGAAGGTCGGGCCGAAAACGGCGGCTAACCTCGTCCGGGAGTTCGGGACGGTTGAAAATCTCCTGGCGAACCTCGAAAAGGTCTCCAACCCGACCTTAAGGGCGAAGCTGGCGGCAAACCGAACGCAGATCGCCCACAATCGCGAGATGGTACGCCTGGAGCTTGACCATGACTTGACGGTACCCGTGAAATCGATGACCCTGCGCCCGGCTTATCCCGAGTACATCGCGGGTCTCGAGCAGTGCGAGTTCCGCTCCTTGCTTAACGAAGTCAGGGAAGAGGCGGCCAGAGCAGGCGAACACCCGCCGCAGGGCCTCCAGGGCGAATTGTTCTAG